The nucleotide window aagaattgacgtatattaaattatttttataccctttgcCATGAATGgcaagagtatatataagtttgccattccgtttgtaatttctacatttttcatttgcgaccccacaaagtatatatattctggatcgttatagatagcgtagtcgatattgccatgtccgtctgcatgttgaaatcaactttccgtggtCCCctaataaattacatacatgattcatacctcaatatatcgggaatttttccggctcgattgcccataaatggctgagatataaagaaaaaaccggaacaacctcgatttttgccctattttttatctatatctggattactaagtcattaatatagacaatatggatatctaatgatagatatttcaaagtccattgcaacgaagtatgtaaaattgggaaaaaaaaattttttaaattttttttcatcaaacaaatttttttttcataaattctattccccaaaaaatttattttaaaaattaaaaaaaaaatttaaacgtttaaaaattttttttaaaaaattaaggagaaaattcttttttcattaatatttcttcaattaGATTGGTGTGGtggttatatttttataataataatgataattttattaaaaaaatgggaaacaaaattttatttgtattttaagtttttgtcaaaaatcaaTAATTATAATTCAACTTTTATATTccaacacaaacatttttcaaatttaaaatgaaaacttaaaaatgaaattatttataaagtatattaagtacaaagtatataaattataaagtaTCCACAATtggtatttgttattttttcttcctCAGCATTATAACAGGACATATATCATtgcattttatatagaatttgtttgataaattgaatgaacattgacaaattttcgattttctaaaataatttaaccTGCATTAAATAAGCTGAGTCACTGTATTTATTTGCGACTCCTAAAAGCattcatgaaatattttaaagtttttcttttatttacacatttttaattccactttttcatttgaaattggaattttatgtttttctatataaactatATAGAGAAATCCCTTGAATTTGGTAATTTCTCGTTAGTggcctttctggatatagaagGAGCCTTCAATAACGTAGAATCTGCAACTATCGTTTCAGCTCTACAGGATCTTGGTTTAGACCAATCAACTGTAAGGTTCATCACAAACCTTCTACGATACAGGATCATTCGCTCCGAAAAGGGAACGGCAGTGATCACGAGAATGGCCACTAGGGGTACACCTCAGGGAGGTGTCTTATcgccacttctgtggaatttggcCATAAATTGTCTGCTCAGGAAATTGGATCTCTTAGGTTATAAAACTGTCGCCTACGCGGATGACGTCGCGGTGGCAGTCTCTGGGATCCACTTGGACACGATATCACAACGCCTGGAACATGCACTCAGTATACTGAGTCGGTGGAGTACGGACAGTGGATTGAGTGTAAACCCAGGCaaaactgaacttgtactgttCACAAGGAGGTACAAGATTCCTCATTTCTCGCTTCCCCGATTAAATGGTGTTGAACTAACACTATCGGACAGTGCGAAATACTTAGGAGTTATTCTGGATAGTAAACTATCCTGGAAACCCAATACCCTTTCAAGGACGTCAAAAGCCTTGAcggctatgtatgtctgtaagAGGGCGATAGGTACGCAATGGGGTATTAGACCCCAGTTTGTCAACTGGCTATGTGATGCGGTCATTAAGCCGACACTATTTTATGGAGTTTCTGTCTGGTGGAAGGCACTAGACAGTGGCTCGACGTGTATGCTATTCGAGAGAGTGTTAAGGagaatggcaatcctgataacaggagctTTAAGAACGACCGCAACAAAGTCGCTCTTTACTATATTGAACTGGATCCCTGTGGATCTTATGGCAAGAAAAATGGCATTTACTTCTGCCTTTAGGCTAAACGCGATTGGTGCGTGGAAACACGCTCCATATGGTCACGCCAGCATAATAGGTAGTATTCAGACTCTTCCGGAGAATATCGATTACTGCATTTCTAGGCCCTTCTTAGCGAGGAATTTCGATTTCTCAATTCCGTGTGGTACGGAAGCAATGAACGGGCCCTTACATGACACAATGGGTCTCTCAGTCTATACGGACGGTTCTGTGAAGGGAGATCGAGTTGGCGTAGGTGTCTATATTCGGGAACTCGATATTAGGTTATCTTTCAGACTTCCGaatgaatgtagcattattcagGCTGAATTATCGGCCATCAAAAGGGCGGCTAACTGGCttagttataacaagatatctgacagggatatttgtatatatactgacagtcaggCAGCTATAAAATCCCTGACAGGTGTATACACAACATCTAActtagtccaggaatgccgggcatccttaaacaggatggcgagacattcaataGTCGTACTCAAGTGGGTACGGGGACACGGGGATATTACTATTACGGGCAACTGTGTTGCCGATGATCTGGCGAGGAAAGGCGCCATGTtacctgacggagacatagatttcctatgtgggattccgttatccaaatgcaagctacaaattagtaacttctactatgagctcgctcaggCAAGATGGGACTGTGAACCCACATGCACTATGACCAGGACGATATGGCCCCGACTAAATCGGGGACGGACAATTCATCTTCTTGGCTTTacacgctcacaattgagtggtgtagtggcggtcataactggacactgcacctttggtaaccacgctaggagacttggtttgccgtaccacgacttctgcagaagttgtcaaaatgaggaggaggatgaaactatttttcatcttctttgtcattgtccggcattaggagatctacgcctaAGGTTTCTGGGGCATCGTTCCCTTGATAGTCTCtctgagctctcgaatatgaggcttgagggCATTAGTGCCTTTATAGGTAGAAGTAATTGGTTGAAAAGACCAGACACGGCGATCACTTTAGAGTGACCCAATGATCGCCGACTCATTGGCACGTAAATTCTCCAAGATCTCCTCCCTCCTCCCTCTCTTTTTCTTCTTACATCTCCTCCTTAACTTCTTCAATCTTCTTCTTCTCCCTTTTCACTTATATCTGTCCCtctttcttcttctttcttctactttcaggtaacacaaaaggACCATTGATGGACCCATGTGAGCTGCTCTTTCTATCTTCCTTatttcgtggctgcctggaaaacctaacctaacctaacctatatAAACTAAATACGTTTTGCTTTAACTTTCGTACGAATTTGATATCTGTGACATCCTCTATATAAGTGCATTagctgttttaaaatatttcaaatttaaattatccgTTAACGAAATAAAAGTCAAAACAATACTtcatactacttttttaaacaactCTGTATGGTGGATCGTAAATTTCCACATGAATTTCAATGTCAAAAattgacatttaaaaaataatttgcacaATAGTtatgtttttgtgaaaaaagttaatagaatcttagaaaatattaaaagataACAAAGTGTGTTTGAAAAAGAATACTCAGTTTTTgttacacaaatgtcaaaaattaaaacataaattaaatcatAGCTAATTTGGGAGTCAAAAGTAGGCTAGAATCAGTTTCGTCATAAAAAATGGCAATACAAAATACGCATCATAAAGCTGGCGAAGAGGCCGGCGATAATGTAGTTGGTAGTACAAACACACAgcttaaagaaaacaaatctaATGCACTAAAAGATGACCCGCGATTTCGGATACGAACCTCACAACAGGTGGCCTCAGCGTGCACAGGGGCTATGTTAACAGCTACTTTTAGTGAGCATTCCTCTTTTGGGAACAAAGTACAAATCGTTTTTTATTCATGTTTACTTATTTATAGTGACTCCCTTGGATGTGGTAAAAACAAGACTGCAGGCTCAGCAAACACAAATGTCCAATAAATGTTTCCTTTATTGCAATGGACTAATGGACCATTTATGTCCTTGTGATCCTAAATACCAAAACTCAAAACCAGTTCAGCTTAATGGTACCATAGTATGTATTAACAGTGCAGTATAAGatcttgttttataattttctattttgacGACAACAGGATGCCTTAGTTAAAATTAGCCGCTCCGAGGGCCTGGGTTCCTTATGGTCTGGCTTAAGTCCCACCTTAGTCTCTGCATTGCCTTCTACTGTTATTTACTTTGTGGCATATGAACAATTTAAAGAACGTTTCCTAAAGTTTCACTACAAGTACCTGGCTGATGTTAAAGGCTCTCCTAGAGGACGAGATATTCCTATCCTCGTACCTCTATTAGCTGGTGTAACGGCCCGTGTGTGTGCCGTAACCGTTGTCAGCCCCGTTGAGCTTATACGCACGAAAATGCAATCGGAAAAAATGACTTATGCCCAAATCACTTCGGCCATACGGACAGTGGTACAAACACAAGGCATATTGGGTTTGTGGCGTGGTCTACCGCCCACTATACTGCGTGATGTACCATTTTCCGGCATTTATTGGACTTGTTATGAATCCATAAAATCCCAATTCAATGTTGTAGAACCCACATTCACCTTTAGTTTCTTTGCCGGTGCAATATCCGGCTCGGTAAGTGGCCAACCATATGTACATGTGTTACAATAATGTTATTCTGTTGTTGTGAATTCAAGTAGACCCATAGTGATAGCTCTAAAGCCAATTATATTTGTGCTAATAATGATTTCACAACagaataacaaaatttgtaatcaTATATGCACGTATTTGTATTCTTATCATACTTTTGTTGTCCAATTAATAATGTTTactttgttgttggtgttgaaCATTTTTAGTTAGCAGCCACAATTACAACCCCCTTCGATGTGATAAAGACCCACGAACAAATCGAGTTTGGTGAAAAAGTGATATTTGCAGGTtagtatatattaaaataaattatacaaggttcattcgaaattttttgatttaaagttagttaaattttttacaaaattaattactcTTCACAtcaatgtgtatataaaaattttactattttttaaattggtaaTGGTAacgctaatttttattttttcgtaatCGAAATTTGCTGT belongs to Calliphora vicina chromosome 4, idCalVici1.1, whole genome shotgun sequence and includes:
- the LOC135958046 gene encoding probable mitochondrial glutathione transporter SLC25A40, whose protein sequence is MAIQNTHHKAGEEAGDNVVGSTNTQLKENKSNALKDDPRFRIRTSQQVASACTGAMLTATFMTPLDVVKTRLQAQQTQMSNKCFLYCNGLMDHLCPCDPKYQNSKPVQLNGTIDALVKISRSEGLGSLWSGLSPTLVSALPSTVIYFVAYEQFKERFLKFHYKYLADVKGSPRGRDIPILVPLLAGVTARVCAVTVVSPVELIRTKMQSEKMTYAQITSAIRTVVQTQGILGLWRGLPPTILRDVPFSGIYWTCYESIKSQFNVVEPTFTFSFFAGAISGSLAATITTPFDVIKTHEQIEFGEKVIFADKPAKDLPSRGVMQRLASIYALNGLRGVFAGLGPRLFKVAPACAIMISTFEYSKSFFYQHNVHHYNENLIVASKNNV